The Marinilongibacter aquaticus genome has a window encoding:
- a CDS encoding acyl-CoA dehydrogenase family protein has protein sequence MSAVAEKTALKGGEFLIKETQAQDVFIPEEFDEEQNMIAASCRDFLRTEIHPILDEIDSAKSPELMSSLMDKAGELGLLGTAVPEEYEGFGMSFNTSMLVAEMLGAGYSFSVAQSAHTGIGTLPILYYGNEEQKKKYLPKLATGEWKAAYCLTEPDSGSDANSGKTKAVLSSDGKSYAITGQKMWITNGGFADLFIVFAKIEDDENLTAFIVEKSFGGITMNEPEHKMGIKGSDTRQIFFNDCPVPAENMLSERGKGFKIAVNILNVGRIKLAIAAVGGSKNVLASAVNYANERKQFGISIGRFGAIKHKLGEMAARIWACESASYRAGQNIDDLIEKLKAEGKSDAEAKLKGLEQFAIECAIMKVHGSEVLDFVADEGVQVYGGMGYSAEAPMDRAYRDSRINRIFEGTNEINRLLIVDMLLKRAMKGELDLMGPAQEVAKEIMAIPSFGEEEEGLFTAEKKVLQNLKKAVLMIAGAAVQKFMMKLSHEQEILMHCADMIIEIYTAESALLRLEKRISLYGEEANALHKDLMKITLQKALINAQAAGREAIQSFAEGDELRVMLLGLKRFTKMEPFNSKEARRRVADAMLAENSYTF, from the coding sequence ATGTCAGCCGTAGCCGAAAAAACAGCTCTTAAAGGGGGCGAATTTCTAATCAAAGAAACGCAAGCCCAAGATGTCTTCATCCCTGAAGAGTTTGATGAAGAGCAAAATATGATCGCCGCATCTTGCCGCGATTTCCTCCGTACCGAAATTCATCCCATTCTTGACGAGATCGATTCGGCCAAAAGCCCCGAATTGATGTCTTCTTTGATGGATAAAGCAGGCGAGTTGGGCCTCTTGGGCACAGCCGTCCCCGAAGAATACGAAGGCTTTGGCATGAGTTTCAACACCTCGATGTTGGTCGCCGAAATGCTTGGAGCCGGATATTCCTTTTCCGTTGCTCAATCTGCACACACGGGCATCGGAACATTGCCGATTTTGTATTATGGCAATGAAGAGCAAAAAAAGAAATACCTGCCCAAACTGGCTACAGGCGAATGGAAGGCAGCCTACTGCCTAACTGAGCCCGATTCTGGATCGGATGCCAACTCGGGAAAGACAAAGGCTGTGCTTTCTTCCGATGGCAAAAGCTACGCCATTACTGGGCAAAAAATGTGGATCACCAACGGCGGTTTTGCCGATCTGTTTATAGTATTTGCCAAAATCGAAGACGATGAAAATCTTACGGCTTTTATTGTAGAAAAGTCGTTTGGTGGCATCACCATGAATGAGCCCGAGCACAAAATGGGCATCAAGGGTTCGGATACACGTCAAATATTTTTCAACGATTGTCCCGTGCCTGCTGAAAACATGCTCTCCGAGCGTGGAAAAGGCTTCAAAATTGCCGTAAACATATTGAATGTCGGTCGCATCAAATTGGCTATCGCAGCCGTAGGAGGCTCTAAAAATGTATTGGCCTCTGCGGTAAATTACGCAAACGAACGCAAACAGTTCGGTATTTCCATTGGGCGTTTTGGGGCAATCAAACACAAACTGGGTGAAATGGCCGCCCGAATTTGGGCTTGCGAATCGGCTTCGTACCGTGCAGGACAGAACATCGACGACCTGATTGAAAAGTTGAAAGCAGAGGGCAAATCGGATGCCGAAGCCAAGTTGAAAGGATTGGAGCAATTTGCCATAGAATGTGCCATCATGAAAGTGCATGGCTCTGAAGTCTTGGATTTCGTAGCCGATGAAGGGGTTCAGGTATACGGTGGAATGGGCTATTCAGCCGAAGCTCCCATGGATCGGGCCTACCGCGATTCCCGTATCAACCGTATTTTCGAAGGCACCAACGAAATCAATCGTTTACTGATTGTCGACATGCTCTTGAAAAGAGCCATGAAAGGCGAATTGGACCTCATGGGCCCGGCCCAAGAAGTGGCCAAGGAAATTATGGCCATCCCTTCCTTTGGAGAGGAAGAAGAAGGTCTCTTCACTGCGGAAAAGAAAGTTTTGCAGAACCTGAAAAAAGCCGTGTTGATGATTGCCGGTGCGGCTGTGCAGAAATTCATGATGAAACTCTCGCACGAGCAAGAAATACTTATGCACTGTGCAGACATGATAATCGAAATATATACAGCCGAATCGGCTCTCTTGCGTCTTGAAAAACGCATAAGCCTGTATGGAGAAGAGGCCAACGCTCTTCACAAAGATTTGATGAAGATTACTTTGCAAAAAGCACTCATCAATGCTCAGGCGGCAGGCCGTGAAGCCATTCAGTCATTTGCCGAAGGCGACGAACTTCGTGTGATGTTGTTGGGCTTGAAACGTTTTACGAAAATGGAGCCTTTCAACAGCAAAGAAGCACGCCGAAGGGTGGCCGACGCCATGTTGGCCGAAAACAGCTACACCTTCTAA
- a CDS encoding sialate O-acetylesterase has protein sequence MAKRLYFLACILFSFFNASSQISLSFPVERQVFQRNNTNEAYIQIAGNFTVEYDSITAKVEPVAPGQGTATAWQTIDYLDGKPYFYGKLLASGGWYTLNVRAHKNGAVVGTASRAKVGVGEVFVIAGQSNASGITDYVEGSIPYGIGLETSEDRSNIMHWSNGTNEQSKLPFGFSQMSAASVASDTVFIGPFQTAPWCWGKVSEQLVDSLNVPVLFYGAAFGGTKVQWWKESANGEHLTNPSFFIHEELQHPYGALRSVMQYYLSLTGIRAVLWHQGEADQGIYASTYKDYLQQVIARTRLESDEADLVWMVARASWAQGSSYSVIDGQNQTINADVNVFPGPETDNLGGYYYRHDNIHMDKPPGLAEHANYWTNYLADTSFLSNSQPILAKDLLELDFACNNNSTVSLSTAESFDNYSWSNRDNTDAEALGTANDCCMTHTVLPDTDYLRLHWGYDSTNSIAVGPGKYALNVRKAGSGKILFSPVVDLNTLTFPTEPSFVSSASQIRPGEALTLTGSDCNGEYLWSTNFLGSPYTFSPPSTDTYTVQCKTLYCLSSASAATEVLVSSCFPDPLNLSGTVSSTESPYQSQETVESVQQISTPGQIDYKAQKSVALKPGFSAEKGTLFRAEIGNCP, from the coding sequence ATGGCCAAAAGACTATATTTTCTTGCTTGCATTCTTTTCAGCTTCTTCAACGCCTCTTCGCAAATCAGTTTAAGCTTTCCCGTTGAACGTCAGGTTTTTCAGCGTAACAACACCAACGAAGCCTACATTCAAATTGCGGGAAATTTCACCGTAGAATACGACAGCATTACAGCCAAAGTAGAGCCTGTTGCCCCAGGGCAAGGCACGGCCACGGCTTGGCAAACCATCGATTATCTTGACGGCAAGCCGTATTTTTACGGCAAATTGCTCGCTTCCGGTGGTTGGTATACTTTAAATGTGCGTGCCCACAAAAACGGAGCGGTAGTGGGTACAGCTTCACGGGCAAAAGTAGGCGTGGGCGAGGTGTTTGTTATCGCGGGGCAATCGAACGCTTCGGGTATTACGGATTATGTAGAAGGCAGTATTCCCTATGGAATCGGACTAGAAACTTCGGAAGATCGCTCGAATATCATGCATTGGTCGAATGGCACGAACGAACAAAGCAAACTCCCCTTTGGGTTTTCCCAAATGAGTGCCGCCAGCGTAGCCAGCGATACTGTTTTTATAGGCCCTTTTCAAACTGCTCCTTGGTGTTGGGGAAAAGTTTCGGAGCAACTTGTGGATTCCTTGAACGTCCCAGTCTTGTTTTACGGTGCGGCTTTTGGAGGAACCAAAGTGCAATGGTGGAAAGAATCTGCGAATGGCGAACATTTGACCAATCCCTCCTTTTTTATTCATGAAGAACTCCAGCATCCTTACGGAGCCTTACGTTCTGTCATGCAATATTATTTGAGTTTAACAGGTATTCGGGCAGTACTTTGGCACCAAGGCGAAGCCGATCAAGGAATATACGCAAGCACATACAAAGATTATTTGCAACAGGTAATTGCCCGAACGCGTCTCGAAAGCGATGAAGCCGATCTTGTCTGGATGGTCGCCCGGGCCTCTTGGGCACAAGGCTCCAGTTACAGTGTAATCGATGGACAAAACCAAACCATCAATGCGGATGTGAATGTTTTTCCTGGTCCGGAAACAGACAATTTGGGTGGCTATTATTATCGTCACGACAACATCCATATGGACAAGCCTCCGGGACTGGCCGAACACGCCAATTATTGGACAAACTACCTCGCCGACACTTCTTTTCTGAGTAATTCGCAGCCGATACTGGCCAAAGATTTACTTGAACTCGATTTTGCCTGCAACAACAATTCCACTGTAAGCTTAAGTACTGCCGAAAGTTTTGACAACTACTCTTGGTCTAATCGCGACAATACGGACGCCGAAGCATTGGGCACAGCAAACGACTGCTGCATGACACACACGGTACTGCCCGATACGGATTATTTACGCTTGCATTGGGGCTACGACAGCACGAACAGCATTGCTGTTGGGCCGGGCAAATATGCCTTAAATGTTCGTAAGGCAGGTTCCGGCAAAATCCTGTTCAGCCCTGTTGTGGACCTGAATACCCTAACTTTTCCTACGGAACCTTCGTTTGTGAGTTCGGCCAGTCAAATACGGCCCGGCGAAGCACTGACATTGACAGGCAGCGACTGCAATGGCGAGTACCTTTGGAGCACCAATTTCTTAGGTAGTCCTTATACTTTTTCGCCCCCGAGCACCGACACCTATACCGTGCAATGCAAGACCTTGTATTGCTTGAGTTCGGCCTCGGCAGCCACAGAAGTGCTTGTATCTTCCTGTTTCCCAGATCCCTTGAACCTTTCGGGCACGGTATCAAGTACAGAATCGCCGTATCAAAGTCAGGAAACGGTAGAAAGTGTGCAACAGATCAGCACGCCTGGCCAAATCGATTATAAAGCCCAAAAAAGTGTGGCACTTAAACCCGGATTCTCCGCAGAAAAGGGCACACTTTTCAGAGCAGAAATAGGCAATTGTCCTTGA
- a CDS encoding cyclic nucleotide-binding domain-containing protein gives MTDYPFLNQLDADLKTLLLHKAREKTLQPGDTVTSQYDLGQHFYFLVEGAVEFSIKVEQEMEELTVGHSQRPFTPVGWSGFREPYRYATTVRCTQESRFVCWTHAELRDIFSTSPAESMAFLAFIVQQSQPMLQQTRQILALMVPVAEQSFLDLIPEQSLDQTPEEPVIDVLKRSPFFEVFDEDTLLHFAALGETQALERGEKLFVQDNLSHSFDMLLQGKAVLVYSEDRENTQLDKRIVQHAGYLLGTGCFSMGQKNTVSCVALLPSSVFRIPFDKLADYLKNNPWVGMDFYIRLLWYFSNRLRSARAKLIRIRFDGEISAVKNLIEQNCTQLDVLSSLHKVPHLLRSPLTLQDALALLHTLRISGSSLEKRLAASALDILTEVVRENEFYNGLSQVYSLVVNAPKEWPHDKVRKACAEAFIQVFEKTQYALQGWENLPDEPAIFIYNHLENHVYNTLPNNFQLTLDSHFISSVVLNKKYGNPGVRVVRVPRGEEYGHQYYYERLGHIPVYTNESAIPEGDEQYKKQQRGLFYQLAAEYLEKGTSIMIAPEGQSSSTEQSPSAFKAGAFLLAARMKKEPLIVPVAVANFDKRLNRTTFSVVIKEPFRISELVENPEDRGELAAFLKNYTRQYKTYIREAQELAKTNPWAKLLNPFSDGI, from the coding sequence ATGACAGATTACCCTTTCTTGAATCAACTCGATGCAGACCTAAAAACCTTGCTTCTGCACAAAGCACGGGAAAAAACGCTGCAGCCGGGAGATACCGTAACAAGCCAGTACGACTTGGGACAGCATTTCTATTTCCTTGTCGAAGGGGCCGTCGAATTCTCCATCAAAGTTGAACAAGAGATGGAAGAACTGACCGTAGGCCATAGTCAAAGGCCATTTACACCTGTGGGCTGGTCGGGTTTTCGAGAGCCTTATCGTTATGCCACCACCGTCCGTTGTACGCAAGAGTCACGGTTTGTTTGCTGGACACACGCTGAACTCAGAGATATTTTCTCAACATCGCCAGCCGAAAGCATGGCCTTTTTGGCTTTTATAGTGCAGCAAAGCCAGCCCATGTTGCAGCAAACACGCCAGATTTTAGCCCTAATGGTTCCCGTGGCCGAGCAAAGCTTTTTGGATTTGATTCCCGAACAAAGCCTCGACCAAACGCCCGAAGAACCTGTGATCGACGTACTCAAGCGTTCGCCCTTTTTCGAGGTTTTTGATGAAGACACGCTGCTGCATTTTGCAGCTCTTGGAGAAACACAAGCCTTGGAACGAGGCGAAAAGCTCTTTGTACAAGATAACCTTTCACACAGCTTCGACATGCTTTTGCAAGGCAAAGCCGTGCTCGTTTATTCGGAAGATCGGGAAAACACGCAACTCGACAAACGCATAGTACAACATGCGGGCTATCTTTTGGGAACGGGCTGCTTTTCGATGGGACAGAAAAATACGGTGAGCTGCGTTGCTTTGCTGCCAAGCTCTGTTTTCAGAATACCCTTCGACAAACTCGCCGATTATTTAAAAAACAACCCGTGGGTAGGCATGGATTTCTATATCCGTCTCCTTTGGTATTTTAGCAATCGCCTGCGGTCTGCTCGTGCCAAATTGATCCGCATCCGTTTCGATGGCGAGATCAGTGCGGTGAAAAACCTAATCGAGCAGAACTGTACACAACTGGATGTACTTTCCAGCCTGCACAAGGTGCCTCATCTGCTTCGCAGCCCCTTGACATTGCAAGATGCCTTAGCTCTCTTACACACTTTACGGATTTCGGGCAGTTCTTTGGAAAAGAGACTGGCCGCTTCTGCCCTCGATATACTCACCGAAGTTGTGCGTGAAAATGAGTTTTACAATGGTCTTTCGCAGGTCTACTCTTTAGTGGTGAACGCTCCAAAAGAATGGCCTCACGACAAAGTACGCAAAGCCTGTGCCGAGGCCTTTATTCAAGTGTTCGAAAAAACGCAATATGCTTTACAAGGCTGGGAAAATCTCCCCGATGAGCCGGCGATATTCATTTACAATCATTTGGAAAACCATGTGTACAATACCTTGCCCAACAATTTCCAATTGACGCTCGACTCACACTTTATTTCGTCGGTGGTGCTGAACAAAAAATACGGCAACCCGGGCGTCCGGGTAGTGCGTGTACCCCGAGGTGAAGAATACGGGCACCAATATTACTACGAACGCTTGGGGCACATTCCAGTATACACCAATGAATCTGCGATTCCCGAAGGCGATGAACAGTACAAAAAACAGCAACGCGGGCTTTTCTACCAATTGGCTGCCGAATACTTGGAAAAAGGCACCAGCATAATGATTGCCCCGGAAGGGCAAAGCAGCAGCACCGAACAATCACCTTCGGCATTTAAAGCGGGGGCATTTTTGCTGGCCGCCAGAATGAAAAAAGAGCCTTTGATTGTGCCCGTGGCGGTGGCCAATTTCGACAAAAGATTGAACCGGACAACCTTTTCGGTGGTTATCAAAGAGCCTTTTCGGATTTCGGAGCTTGTCGAAAACCCCGAAGACCGAGGCGAACTGGCCGCATTTTTGAAAAATTATACGCGACAATACAAAACATACATTCGCGAAGCCCAAGAGCTTGCCAAAACAAACCCTTGGGCCAAACTTTTGAACCCGTTCTCTGATGGAATTTGA
- a CDS encoding ATP-binding cassette domain-containing protein, with translation MSISIQNLTKQYGSQKAVDNLSFEIPKGQIVGFLGPNGAGKSTTMKILTGYLNASSGQAFVNALNVAEEPLAVQGKIGYLPEHNPLYLEMYVKEFLGFVAELYGLKAAECKKRIAEVIEEVGLEREQHKKIGQLSKGYRQRVGLAQALIHKPDVLILDEPTTGLDPNQLVEIRQLIKNAGKDKTVILSTHIMQEVESICERAIIIHKGKIVADEKIEALKTRGESMEELFKKVTLG, from the coding sequence ATGTCCATTTCTATCCAAAACCTCACGAAACAATACGGCAGCCAAAAAGCTGTGGACAATTTAAGTTTCGAGATTCCGAAAGGGCAAATTGTGGGTTTTCTTGGGCCCAATGGTGCCGGAAAAAGCACCACAATGAAAATACTCACGGGTTACCTGAACGCTTCTTCGGGCCAAGCTTTTGTCAATGCTTTGAATGTCGCCGAAGAACCTTTGGCGGTTCAGGGGAAAATCGGCTATCTGCCCGAGCACAATCCCTTGTATTTGGAAATGTACGTGAAAGAATTTCTCGGTTTCGTGGCCGAGCTGTACGGACTCAAGGCTGCGGAATGCAAAAAACGCATTGCCGAAGTAATTGAAGAAGTGGGCTTGGAAAGGGAGCAACATAAGAAAATCGGGCAGCTTTCAAAAGGATATCGCCAGCGTGTTGGGCTCGCACAAGCCCTCATTCACAAACCCGATGTCTTGATTCTGGATGAACCTACCACCGGTCTCGACCCCAACCAATTGGTGGAAATTCGACAATTGATAAAAAACGCGGGCAAAGACAAAACTGTGATTTTGAGCACGCACATTATGCAGGAAGTGGAATCGATCTGCGAAAGAGCCATTATCATTCACAAAGGAAAGATCGTAGCCGACGAAAAAATCGAGGCCCTAAAAACACGTGGCGAAAGCATGGAAGAGCTGTTCAAAAAAGTTACGCTGGGCTAG
- a CDS encoding GDSL-type esterase/lipase family protein, with product MEFDQEVAQLAQNKLPSKIDNPCVFYGSSSFRLWESLDKDIPELDCLNLAFGGSQISDCLYYFDKLIGQTEPSRIFFYAGDNDIATEIAPEAIFERFQKLFEKIQTQFTSVPFAYLSIKPSPIRENLLGNIQQTNALIANFLKDKKGADFIDIHTPMLNQGRPRPELFTEDELHMNASGYAIWAEAIRDYLKK from the coding sequence ATGGAATTTGACCAAGAAGTGGCCCAATTGGCACAAAACAAACTCCCCTCAAAAATTGACAATCCCTGTGTTTTTTACGGAAGCAGCTCCTTTCGGCTTTGGGAAAGCCTCGACAAAGACATTCCCGAACTCGACTGCCTGAATTTGGCTTTTGGCGGATCTCAAATCTCCGATTGTCTTTATTATTTCGACAAGCTGATCGGCCAAACCGAACCCAGCCGTATTTTCTTCTATGCGGGCGACAACGACATTGCCACCGAAATTGCTCCCGAAGCTATTTTCGAGCGTTTCCAAAAGTTGTTCGAAAAAATACAAACACAATTCACTTCCGTTCCCTTTGCCTACTTGAGCATCAAGCCCAGTCCCATTCGCGAAAACCTATTGGGCAACATTCAGCAAACGAATGCCTTGATCGCCAACTTTTTGAAAGACAAAAAAGGAGCCGACTTTATCGACATACACACGCCGATGTTGAACCAAGGCCGCCCCAGACCCGAACTGTTCACCGAAGACGAGTTGCATATGAACGCATCCGGCTATGCCATTTGGGCCGAAGCCATACGGGATTATTTGAAAAAATAA
- a CDS encoding DMT family transporter — translation MDREQLKRGILSMLLASFCFALVGACTRLLRHSISSVEIVFFRNLIGVLFIGYSVFRRPLQQVGGKPLLLVFRGVVGTIALYTFFYSVTKIGLAEAITYQQTYPIFIAVFSVFIVGEGLKGKEWLAVLLGFIGICFIFVPQMSGGLLSARNHVIGIGNAVLTAFAYMSIRKLSSFYDSRSIVLSFMISGIVLPIISMILGAYYTLPSLDFLIAEFVMPQQKDWLWILTLGVAAMIGQIYLTKAFSFGKAGIISAVGFSNIVFSVFFGLLLGDPSPQLLAFFGIALVIISGILISWQARK, via the coding sequence ATGGATAGAGAACAATTGAAAAGAGGCATCTTGTCAATGCTTTTGGCTTCGTTTTGTTTTGCCTTGGTTGGAGCCTGCACACGTCTGCTCAGGCATTCGATCAGTTCGGTTGAAATCGTGTTTTTCCGAAACCTCATCGGTGTGCTTTTTATCGGTTATTCTGTTTTTCGTAGGCCTTTACAGCAAGTTGGCGGCAAACCTTTGCTTTTGGTTTTCCGCGGAGTAGTGGGCACAATTGCCCTGTATACTTTTTTTTACAGCGTGACCAAAATCGGCTTAGCCGAGGCGATCACCTATCAGCAAACTTATCCCATTTTCATTGCCGTGTTTTCGGTTTTCATTGTGGGCGAGGGCTTAAAGGGAAAGGAATGGCTTGCGGTGCTGTTGGGCTTCATTGGAATCTGCTTTATTTTCGTGCCACAGATGTCGGGTGGATTGTTATCGGCTCGAAATCACGTGATCGGAATTGGCAATGCCGTGCTTACAGCGTTTGCTTATATGAGTATCCGTAAGCTCAGTAGTTTTTACGATTCACGGAGCATCGTGCTTTCTTTTATGATTTCGGGTATTGTGCTGCCCATCATTTCCATGATTTTGGGAGCTTACTATACGCTTCCTTCGCTCGATTTTCTCATTGCTGAGTTTGTGATGCCTCAGCAAAAAGATTGGCTTTGGATTCTCACTTTGGGAGTGGCGGCCATGATTGGTCAAATTTACCTCACAAAGGCTTTCAGTTTTGGCAAAGCGGGGATAATTTCGGCTGTGGGTTTCAGCAATATTGTTTTTTCCGTATTCTTTGGTTTGCTCTTGGGCGACCCGAGTCCGCAGCTTTTGGCCTTTTTCGGTATAGCTTTGGTGATCATTTCCGGCATATTGATTTCTTGGCAGGCCAGAAAGTAA